From a single bacterium genomic region:
- the tatC gene encoding twin-arginine translocase subunit TatC — MPLINLHEEKNLSFLEHLEELRARLLRSVVAIVIGCIVGYFLAPVGIDLLLDPIRQSGLLPKQDLTVQFEIQDDGQMKLLNPEIIPDWAVQPVDDGTTATAQVKRPEKAETRRITRIELHAPGSEMPFAAVDTVERSGVIYLRPMDPFIVRLKAALVLGILLALPYVLLQVYAFIAPGLLPHERAWAGPCYFSALVLFPIGAAFAYYCLKFALIFFAGFASDQAYVFSDIRAYLSFALTSMLVFGVLFELPLVVLLATRMGLVSVDTLAGKRKHIFVALLVVAAVVTPTADPFTFMVLTLPLYGLFEISLLLGRIADAKAEERIAEEEEETPEG; from the coding sequence GTGCCTCTGATCAATCTTCACGAAGAGAAAAACCTGTCTTTCCTGGAGCACCTCGAGGAGCTCCGGGCGCGGCTGCTGCGTTCCGTCGTGGCGATCGTCATCGGATGCATCGTCGGGTATTTCCTGGCGCCGGTGGGAATCGACCTGTTGCTCGATCCCATTCGCCAGTCCGGCCTGCTGCCGAAGCAGGATCTGACGGTCCAGTTCGAGATCCAGGATGATGGCCAGATGAAACTGCTGAATCCGGAGATCATCCCGGATTGGGCTGTTCAGCCGGTCGATGACGGCACCACGGCAACAGCGCAGGTCAAACGCCCGGAAAAGGCCGAAACACGCCGGATCACGCGCATCGAGTTGCACGCGCCGGGGTCCGAGATGCCGTTCGCGGCAGTCGACACGGTCGAACGCAGCGGTGTGATCTACTTGCGGCCGATGGATCCGTTCATCGTGCGTCTGAAGGCCGCGCTGGTGCTCGGCATCCTGCTGGCCCTGCCGTATGTCCTGCTGCAGGTCTATGCGTTCATCGCACCGGGCCTGCTGCCGCACGAGCGCGCCTGGGCAGGACCGTGCTACTTCAGCGCCCTGGTGCTGTTCCCGATCGGGGCCGCGTTTGCCTACTACTGCCTGAAATTCGCCCTGATCTTCTTCGCCGGTTTTGCCAGCGACCAGGCCTATGTGTTTAGCGACATCCGCGCATATCTGAGCTTTGCGTTGACCTCCATGCTCGTCTTCGGTGTGCTTTTTGAACTGCCTCTCGTCGTTCTGCTGGCGACGCGGATGGGGTTGGTCTCCGTAGACACCCTGGCCGGAAAGCGAAAGCACATCTTTGTGGCGCTGCTGGTGGTAGCGGCCGTCGTGACGCCCACCGCCGATCCGTTCACTTTCATGGTGCTGACCCTTCCGCTCTACGGGTTGTTTGAGATTTCGCTCCTGCTTGGCCGAATCGCCGACGCCAAGGCGGAAGAACGAATCGCCGAAGAAGAGGAAGAGACTCCCGAGGGCTAG
- a CDS encoding ATP-binding protein, translating into MAQAVEKGADNRIILYLDRDQEGSTALREALAEAGEIVVFHDLSQLLGFSRDVPGATILLDAATLADSPTAPVSQLAYQRNRSPIGLTTDLPLEDYIFRLREWGIVRVLIKTPPVDPEEVAHFLTTLRSPAAGFGLLRYLSSTIEMYSVSIRDMQSKMAAIERVINHFATCGFDVHELYDVRLILEEIINNAFFHAFLTASGEEKYAVRAFRSLAQDESVRIEYGSDSHRVGFSITDTAGTLPVGMVISKLERQFNREGVFDQSGRGLYLSRMLASRLIINIEPRKRTQIVALFDETRKSDRPKPLMINCIGDDSFEEWRMDPDLD; encoded by the coding sequence ATGGCACAAGCGGTCGAGAAGGGCGCCGATAACCGAATCATCCTTTACCTGGATCGCGACCAGGAGGGTTCAACGGCCCTTCGCGAAGCGCTGGCGGAAGCCGGCGAGATCGTCGTTTTCCATGATCTGTCCCAGTTGCTCGGGTTCAGCCGCGACGTCCCCGGGGCAACGATTCTGCTCGATGCCGCAACGCTGGCGGATTCGCCGACCGCACCGGTTTCCCAATTGGCCTATCAGCGCAATCGCAGCCCCATTGGACTGACGACCGATCTCCCGCTTGAAGACTACATCTTCCGCCTGCGCGAGTGGGGAATTGTCCGCGTCCTGATCAAGACGCCGCCGGTCGATCCGGAGGAAGTCGCGCATTTCCTGACGACCCTGCGCAGCCCCGCCGCGGGGTTTGGACTTCTCCGCTATCTGAGTTCTACGATCGAAATGTACAGCGTCTCGATCCGAGACATGCAGTCCAAGATGGCGGCGATCGAGCGCGTCATTAATCACTTCGCCACGTGCGGTTTCGACGTGCATGAGCTTTATGATGTGCGCCTCATCCTTGAGGAGATCATCAACAACGCGTTCTTCCATGCGTTCCTGACGGCAAGCGGCGAAGAGAAGTACGCCGTCCGCGCGTTTCGATCGTTGGCGCAGGACGAAAGCGTCCGGATCGAATACGGATCGGACTCGCATCGGGTCGGATTCTCGATCACCGACACAGCCGGGACATTGCCGGTCGGAATGGTCATCTCGAAGCTGGAACGGCAGTTCAACCGCGAGGGGGTCTTCGACCAATCAGGCCGCGGGTTGTATCTGTCGCGCATGTTGGCATCGCGCCTGATCATCAACATCGAACCGCGCAAGCGCACCCAGATCGTCGCGCTCTTCGACGAAACCCGAAAGAGCGATCGCCCGAAGCCGCTGATGATCAACTGCATCGGGGACGATTCCTTCGAAGAATGGCGAATGGACCCGGATCTGGATTGA
- a CDS encoding PqqD family peptide modification chaperone — protein sequence MNETPVMEPFAPADTWCPKVHPDLIVDREGAPDYILLHPKEARWALTNETGLFLAGQFDGSVSIGAAAENLAEQYVGTEIEAILGDVRTFVDRLHESNLLQNAPVAPPPLPKKQRPPDITIYLTEQCNLRCKHCAVVEGKMPSDKLTTEDIKDLIAQHCERYENPTVSFTGGETFLRRDCMEVLEFASKQSKFVNVNTNGLLIDREMAQKLAALDVWVQVSLDGADPEVHDFIRGKGTFDRAWQTVEWLCEFGGAQKVLIATTLTRSVLPQVIELIERADALNLRNLRFLTLNKLKAAVTNWDRIAPDGDEMLKTYRYLLLELPQMDRDGKTEISGSFPGFVPDADPRGGPWCPLGKTMIVDSQGDTYNCPTLRGEDFRTGNIRQNTLEEIEAGDRNKALREQMLNRRFVIEECCDCPWRNFCQGGCEAFTFLRTNSLYVNDEFCDFRRDLYRAHVKLQALGRIANMDRESIC from the coding sequence ATGAACGAAACCCCGGTCATGGAGCCCTTTGCCCCCGCTGATACTTGGTGTCCAAAGGTCCATCCCGATCTGATTGTCGATCGAGAGGGAGCGCCCGACTACATCCTGCTGCATCCGAAGGAAGCTCGGTGGGCGTTGACCAATGAGACCGGCCTTTTTCTAGCCGGCCAGTTCGACGGATCGGTTTCGATTGGAGCGGCCGCGGAGAATCTGGCTGAGCAGTATGTGGGGACGGAGATCGAGGCGATCCTCGGCGATGTGCGCACGTTCGTCGATCGGCTGCACGAGTCGAATCTCCTGCAGAACGCGCCTGTTGCGCCACCACCGTTGCCGAAGAAGCAGCGTCCTCCCGACATCACAATCTACCTGACAGAGCAGTGCAATCTGCGCTGCAAGCACTGCGCCGTCGTTGAGGGAAAGATGCCTTCGGACAAGCTGACAACCGAGGACATCAAGGACCTGATCGCGCAGCATTGCGAGCGCTACGAAAACCCAACGGTCTCGTTCACCGGTGGCGAAACATTCCTGCGCCGAGACTGCATGGAGGTGCTCGAATTTGCCTCGAAGCAGTCCAAATTCGTCAATGTGAACACAAACGGCCTTCTGATCGACCGCGAGATGGCCCAAAAGCTGGCCGCCCTGGACGTCTGGGTGCAGGTCAGTCTGGACGGTGCCGATCCCGAGGTTCACGATTTCATTCGCGGGAAGGGCACCTTCGACCGTGCCTGGCAGACGGTCGAGTGGCTCTGCGAATTCGGCGGTGCCCAGAAGGTCCTGATTGCCACCACGTTGACGCGATCCGTTCTGCCCCAGGTGATAGAGCTCATCGAACGGGCGGACGCATTGAATTTGCGCAATCTGCGCTTCCTGACGCTCAATAAGCTCAAGGCTGCCGTGACGAATTGGGACAGGATCGCCCCCGATGGGGACGAAATGCTCAAGACCTACCGCTATCTGCTGTTGGAACTGCCGCAGATGGACAGGGATGGAAAGACCGAGATCAGCGGCAGTTTCCCGGGCTTTGTGCCTGATGCAGACCCCCGTGGCGGACCCTGGTGCCCCCTTGGCAAGACCATGATCGTGGACTCCCAGGGAGACACCTATAACTGCCCAACGCTGAGGGGAGAGGACTTCCGCACAGGAAACATCCGTCAAAATACGTTGGAAGAGATCGAGGCCGGCGATCGGAACAAGGCCCTGCGCGAGCAGATGTTGAACCGGCGTTTTGTCATAGAAGAATGCTGCGATTGCCCCTGGCGTAACTTTTGCCAAGGTGGATGCGAAGCATTCACGTTCCTACGGACTAACTCGTTGTATGTGAATGATGAATTTTGCGATTTCCGGCGCGATTTGTACCGTGCCCATGTAAAACTCCAGGCCCTTGGCAGAATAGCCAATATGGACAGAGAAAGCATCTGCTGA
- a CDS encoding tetratricopeptide repeat protein has product MNTEQPCIAILPFALPEGGKQPSLGELSRGLAALIEGRLRLIPNAQVYAHHLIFAPDNDPGKRGLVVRHSMWSVEEALELPTPPGVKPTHILQGSLQYRETIDLHVELIDVSGGFTCFRTKIEAAAPDFLGEFFPVLGQVVDLIAPAIRPPIREAISRQSTNSFRAFRAYLRGVARLVTRQLPVQSRNPEAPFEPFLEALQADPHFDEPCRALAMLAQTTLAEGGEESRDAALNALREACNLAPHFPPFRGLLGNYLFQDGRFDEALPLLEDFLKHAAPNDPLVPSSYVRMATVLHHQGQTMRAYDLLNEAARRFPRDADVLEGLGVCHAEAGNAREAENCWRRVLEENPRRSTALTNLGMMCWERGEVRKAEILLERAIEGPEINPMSHRRLFDFLVEQKKLERADEVATEWVETQAEDWQAWLRLGQVRRLRGQTRAALYCLNKAEGLAGSEDTESEILLARFALDFPGDFQIFERAMTARPKPAKSLEEQERLQQEHRAGMVKTLRNLSDRHPRYPFLWEALARLLMESGQYESAISAQQRLVALSGRSPARTNELGMMLLKADQRDEAIDAFRRAVNLEPANGTYRANLATVLIQENRNLEAFEHLEAAATLAPDNQVVQSLLDDLRAHGFDPEIEPEDESPGGFLQRFCRLLQILRIIR; this is encoded by the coding sequence ATGAACACAGAACAACCGTGCATCGCGATTCTGCCGTTTGCGCTTCCGGAGGGAGGCAAGCAGCCGTCGTTGGGCGAGTTGTCCCGCGGCCTGGCGGCGTTGATCGAGGGCCGGTTGCGCCTGATCCCGAATGCGCAGGTCTACGCCCATCACCTGATTTTCGCGCCAGACAACGATCCCGGGAAACGCGGCCTGGTCGTGCGGCACTCGATGTGGTCGGTCGAGGAGGCGCTGGAGCTCCCGACGCCGCCCGGCGTAAAGCCAACGCACATCCTCCAGGGCTCCCTCCAGTACCGCGAGACGATCGATCTCCACGTTGAATTGATTGATGTTAGCGGCGGGTTCACGTGCTTCCGAACGAAGATTGAAGCGGCCGCGCCGGACTTTCTGGGCGAGTTCTTCCCCGTCCTCGGGCAGGTCGTCGATCTGATCGCCCCGGCCATCCGCCCGCCCATTCGCGAGGCCATCTCCCGCCAGTCGACGAACTCGTTTCGGGCATTTCGCGCGTATCTGAGAGGCGTAGCGCGCCTCGTGACGCGTCAGTTGCCCGTCCAATCCCGGAACCCGGAAGCCCCGTTTGAGCCGTTCCTGGAGGCGCTGCAGGCGGATCCGCACTTCGACGAACCGTGCCGAGCCCTGGCAATGCTGGCGCAGACGACTCTCGCCGAGGGTGGCGAAGAGAGCCGCGATGCGGCCTTGAACGCGCTGCGCGAGGCCTGCAATCTGGCGCCGCATTTCCCCCCGTTCCGCGGGCTGCTGGGGAACTACCTGTTCCAAGATGGCCGGTTCGATGAAGCCCTGCCGTTGCTGGAGGACTTTTTGAAACACGCGGCGCCGAATGACCCATTGGTACCGTCCTCCTATGTCCGAATGGCCACGGTTCTGCATCACCAGGGTCAAACGATGCGGGCTTATGACCTTCTGAACGAAGCGGCCCGGCGCTTCCCGCGGGACGCCGATGTGCTAGAAGGACTGGGCGTCTGTCACGCCGAAGCGGGAAACGCGCGCGAGGCGGAGAATTGCTGGCGCCGGGTGCTCGAGGAAAACCCGCGGCGTTCGACGGCGCTGACAAATCTGGGGATGATGTGCTGGGAGCGGGGCGAGGTCCGCAAAGCGGAGATTTTGCTCGAACGCGCGATCGAAGGGCCGGAAATCAACCCGATGTCGCATCGGAGGCTGTTCGACTTCCTGGTCGAGCAGAAGAAGCTCGAACGCGCCGACGAGGTCGCGACGGAGTGGGTCGAGACGCAGGCGGAGGATTGGCAGGCCTGGCTGCGTTTGGGACAGGTCCGTCGCCTGAGAGGTCAAACCCGGGCCGCTCTCTATTGCCTGAACAAGGCAGAAGGACTGGCTGGAAGCGAAGACACCGAAAGCGAGATCCTCCTGGCGCGGTTCGCCCTGGACTTCCCTGGCGACTTCCAGATATTCGAGCGCGCCATGACCGCGCGGCCGAAGCCGGCGAAGTCGCTGGAAGAACAAGAACGTCTGCAACAAGAGCATCGCGCCGGCATGGTGAAGACGCTCCGGAATCTCTCCGACCGTCATCCTCGTTACCCGTTCTTGTGGGAAGCGCTGGCGCGGCTGCTGATGGAATCGGGACAGTATGAATCGGCCATCTCGGCGCAGCAGCGCCTGGTGGCGCTGTCTGGGCGCTCCCCGGCTCGCACCAATGAGCTCGGGATGATGCTGCTGAAAGCGGACCAGCGCGACGAGGCCATCGACGCCTTTCGTCGGGCCGTTAACCTGGAGCCCGCAAACGGAACATACCGGGCGAACCTGGCGACGGTGCTGATTCAGGAGAATCGAAATCTGGAAGCCTTCGAGCATCTCGAGGCGGCTGCGACACTGGCGCCGGACAACCAGGTGGTTCAATCGCTGCTGGACGATCTGCGCGCCCACGGGTTCGATCCGGAGATCGAGCCCGAGGATGAGTCGCCCGGCGGTTTCCTTCAGAGATTCTGTCGCCTGCTGCAGATCCTCCGCATCATTCGCTAA
- a CDS encoding HPr-rel-A system PqqD family peptide chaperone: protein MTPVLRPGQWVLVRPPASHQHVRRGDIVAMKTESGEFVLHRFLRSLPDDRFLTRGDHSGVQDQPWRWDQLEGVLLLARFGQDWRRPRRSTGVLMAWLSGARPRRFFSPIQQFFGKFCWQATPVLGSNRVTGIAHPLRADDSGRWEKQQLGEELAVYDSKTGSVHVLNRVAGIIWEATREGKSPEEVLVLLQAQFPQVDGESLKTDLDRTLDELKTLELLPQ, encoded by the coding sequence ATGACGCCCGTGCTGCGGCCCGGGCAGTGGGTGCTGGTGCGTCCTCCTGCGTCGCACCAGCACGTGCGCCGCGGTGACATCGTGGCCATGAAGACCGAAAGCGGCGAATTCGTTTTACACCGGTTTTTGCGCTCGTTGCCCGACGATCGCTTCCTTACCCGCGGCGATCACTCCGGCGTTCAGGACCAGCCGTGGCGCTGGGATCAGCTCGAAGGAGTCCTTCTCCTGGCCCGTTTTGGCCAGGATTGGCGGCGCCCCCGGCGGTCTACCGGTGTTCTGATGGCCTGGCTGAGTGGGGCCCGCCCAAGAAGGTTTTTCTCACCGATTCAGCAGTTTTTCGGAAAATTCTGTTGGCAAGCCACCCCCGTGTTGGGTTCAAATCGCGTCACGGGAATTGCTCATCCTCTCCGCGCTGATGATTCCGGGCGTTGGGAGAAGCAACAACTCGGCGAAGAATTGGCCGTGTATGACTCGAAGACGGGTTCCGTTCACGTCCTGAATCGGGTAGCCGGAATCATCTGGGAAGCAACCAGAGAAGGAAAAAGCCCGGAAGAAGTCTTAGTTCTTCTGCAGGCACAATTCCCGCAAGTGGATGGCGAGAGTCTGAAAACAGACTTGGATCGTACACTTGATGAACTGAAAACTCTCGAACTATTACCTCAATAG
- a CDS encoding cyclase family protein — MKWYDCSPPITESLPVWPGDVPYSAAWDCLLEKGDAANLSSIATTLHLGSHVDAPYHVSADAAKIDELPFELFVGRARIVEVPPSARTDERRISPAVITEEVADDCPPRVLLKTCTYRPTPPFQKDFVALSPELIDRLAGLEVKLVGLDAPSVDPFGDGELRSHHRLVHHGMIGLEGLVLKHVPPGDYELIAVPLRLAGRDGSPVRAILRTLK; from the coding sequence ATGAAGTGGTACGATTGCTCTCCGCCGATTACTGAATCGTTGCCGGTTTGGCCGGGCGATGTTCCCTACAGTGCAGCGTGGGATTGCCTTCTGGAAAAGGGGGACGCAGCCAACCTGAGCAGCATCGCAACCACGTTGCATCTCGGAAGCCACGTCGATGCGCCGTATCACGTCAGCGCGGATGCTGCGAAAATCGATGAGCTACCATTTGAGTTATTCGTCGGTCGCGCCCGTATAGTCGAAGTCCCACCATCGGCGCGAACTGACGAGCGGCGAATCTCACCGGCAGTCATCACGGAAGAGGTCGCCGACGATTGCCCGCCGCGTGTTCTTCTGAAGACTTGCACCTATCGCCCAACGCCACCTTTTCAGAAGGACTTCGTGGCGCTGTCCCCGGAACTGATCGATCGACTCGCGGGACTTGAGGTCAAGCTCGTCGGGCTCGATGCGCCGTCGGTGGATCCCTTTGGCGATGGCGAACTGCGCAGTCATCACCGCCTTGTCCATCACGGCATGATTGGGCTGGAGGGCTTGGTGCTGAAGCACGTTCCGCCGGGCGATTACGAACTGATCGCTGTGCCGCTGCGACTGGCAGGTCGCGACGGGAGTCCTGTTCGAGCGATTCTCCGAACTCTTAAATAG
- the alr gene encoding alanine racemase produces MSLLSPAVAPVVAPAPTIRPTRAVVDLAAIRHNLEFIRRRIGSRCGIMAVVKADGYGHGMVDVAREAARWGVQGIAVATVDEALTLRESKGLEEMPILVAGPSFPDDADLLQRAGISVTIGTIELLRQHLAIARRRGVAPRLHLKVDTGMGRYGFRPDRLTFLDLFGPMPQALEGLMTHFSVSDSLNQDDVDYTISQRQRFEFVARRVHKFGFRPVVHAANSGAVLHHEESHYELVRPGVLLYGAHPDPSAGGLPLKQAMTLATRIVAIHDRPAGASISYGRRYVMPEHGRLGILPIGYGDGLPRCYGDGGQVLIRGRRVPIVGRVCMDQTIVDLSKLPEGRVGDEVVLYGSQGGERISLEEVARIARTIPYEITCQLGGRVPRIVIDSHETSSPAPAGGLEV; encoded by the coding sequence ATGTCGCTTCTGTCCCCCGCCGTTGCCCCCGTCGTGGCGCCTGCCCCGACGATTCGCCCGACCCGAGCCGTGGTCGATCTGGCAGCCATTCGCCATAACCTTGAGTTCATCCGCCGCCGCATCGGATCGCGCTGCGGCATCATGGCTGTTGTCAAGGCGGACGGGTACGGGCACGGAATGGTCGACGTCGCCCGCGAGGCCGCCCGATGGGGTGTGCAAGGGATTGCAGTCGCAACGGTGGACGAAGCGCTAACGCTGCGCGAGTCCAAGGGTCTGGAGGAAATGCCGATCCTCGTGGCGGGACCGTCCTTCCCGGACGATGCGGATTTGCTGCAACGGGCCGGCATTTCTGTCACAATCGGAACGATCGAACTTCTGCGCCAGCACTTGGCCATCGCGCGCCGCCGTGGCGTTGCCCCACGTCTGCATCTGAAGGTCGACACCGGCATGGGGCGGTATGGTTTCCGCCCGGATCGGCTGACGTTCCTCGATCTGTTCGGACCGATGCCCCAGGCGCTCGAAGGGCTCATGACCCACTTCTCGGTTTCCGACAGTCTAAACCAGGACGATGTCGATTATACGATCAGCCAGCGCCAGCGTTTCGAGTTCGTCGCTCGGCGCGTCCACAAGTTTGGCTTCCGCCCGGTTGTGCATGCCGCCAACAGCGGCGCGGTGCTCCACCACGAGGAATCGCACTACGAACTGGTTCGTCCGGGCGTTCTGCTTTATGGCGCGCACCCGGACCCATCCGCCGGTGGCTTACCGCTGAAGCAGGCCATGACGCTCGCCACTCGAATTGTGGCGATTCACGATCGGCCGGCCGGCGCGTCGATCAGTTACGGGCGACGCTACGTCATGCCGGAACACGGCCGCCTGGGAATCCTGCCGATTGGCTACGGCGATGGGCTGCCGCGCTGTTATGGTGACGGAGGCCAGGTATTGATTCGTGGCCGCCGCGTTCCGATCGTCGGGCGCGTGTGCATGGACCAGACGATTGTGGACCTCTCCAAGCTGCCCGAGGGGCGCGTGGGCGACGAAGTTGTACTTTACGGATCGCAGGGTGGTGAGCGAATCTCATTGGAGGAAGTGGCGCGCATTGCGCGTACAATTCCTTACGAGATCACATGTCAGCTCGGCGGCCGTGTCCCAAGAATCGTCATCGACAGTCACGAAACTTCGAGCCCCGCACCCGCCGGGGGCCTGGAAGTTTGA
- a CDS encoding glycosyltransferase family 2 protein yields MKLSIIIPIYNERELLPRVLEKVRDLDLDKELILVDDCSRDGTREYLAKEERTKPDTRVVFHKRNHGKGRAIRSGLKHVTGDIVIIQDADLEYDPAEIPSIIQPIIDGRCDVSYGSRFLGRMPTGMRLPNYVANRLLALGVAILFGQVITDEATAYKAFRTEIIQGIPLKCERFEFCPEITAKILMRGQRIHEVPVTFFARTFEEGKKIGWRDFIEAVTTLIRCRLHLM; encoded by the coding sequence GTGAAGTTGTCGATCATCATCCCCATCTACAACGAGCGAGAACTGCTTCCTCGCGTCCTCGAAAAGGTTCGCGATCTCGATCTCGACAAAGAACTGATTCTCGTTGACGATTGCAGCCGCGATGGAACGCGCGAGTACCTCGCAAAGGAAGAGCGCACAAAGCCCGACACGCGCGTCGTCTTTCACAAACGAAATCATGGAAAGGGACGCGCCATTCGCTCCGGACTGAAGCACGTCACCGGCGACATCGTTATCATCCAGGACGCCGACCTCGAATACGATCCCGCGGAGATCCCCTCAATCATCCAGCCCATTATCGACGGACGCTGCGACGTCTCCTACGGCTCGCGCTTCCTGGGCCGAATGCCGACGGGCATGCGTCTGCCGAACTATGTTGCAAACCGATTGCTCGCACTGGGCGTCGCAATTCTCTTCGGCCAGGTCATCACTGACGAAGCGACGGCCTACAAAGCCTTCCGCACGGAGATCATCCAGGGCATCCCGCTAAAGTGTGAACGCTTCGAGTTCTGCCCCGAGATCACGGCCAAGATCCTGATGCGCGGCCAACGAATTCACGAAGTGCCTGTCACTTTTTTTGCCCGCACCTTCGAAGAAGGGAAGAAGATCGGATGGCGGGATTTCATCGAAGCTGTCACGACCCTGATTCGCTGCCGACTTCACCTGATGTAG
- a CDS encoding nucleotidyltransferase family protein — MTTTTTPDFPPVGALRGAERQRVLKLAGLLTRPALEERHIRAAERLIGAPDWQPIPRLIMLHAIEPLFRHHAAALGVAPDRLVDLSDTRYLPEAMGFRAIATRHYRRREVLLQVLKALHSQGVSRPMLIKGAALAPLYSSPALREMSDIDLVVDPSDEPRVTRAFESAGWKGGPATWSHDTGLTADIQIPRPGIGRETWRRRESHPIYGERFGICTPRASDHIVLTAVHAAQHSGTRLWRDICDLQLLLENGRRADLAAEALEHAAAHGAAPAVAAIFRIMNRWTAPLTRLPERSEDWTSAQEVACKLHCRLYRELAADRVSNAALEMATTFALPFPLLVAGAGGVVLRKLSDVLSLNGVSRSSQEPSERDPVMGDLPAAGSLKRQVLKLRLLAYLARSGEGRRYWKILRMRPRVALKARPFEPLKLATSEDTKPPI, encoded by the coding sequence GTGACGACCACCACAACACCGGACTTCCCCCCAGTAGGTGCCCTTCGTGGCGCCGAGCGCCAGCGTGTCTTGAAACTGGCGGGATTGCTGACTCGCCCAGCTTTGGAAGAGCGCCATATTCGCGCAGCAGAGCGGTTGATCGGTGCGCCGGATTGGCAACCTATCCCCCGTTTGATCATGCTGCACGCGATAGAGCCGTTGTTCCGTCACCACGCAGCCGCACTCGGGGTCGCGCCGGATCGTCTCGTAGACTTGAGCGATACACGCTACCTTCCGGAGGCGATGGGATTTCGGGCGATCGCGACGCGTCACTATCGACGACGTGAAGTTCTGCTCCAAGTCCTGAAGGCCCTCCATTCGCAGGGCGTTTCGCGCCCTATGCTCATCAAGGGAGCAGCCCTTGCGCCGCTCTATTCCTCGCCTGCCTTGCGCGAGATGAGTGACATCGACCTGGTCGTCGATCCGAGCGACGAGCCTCGGGTGACGCGTGCGTTCGAATCCGCCGGCTGGAAGGGTGGTCCGGCCACTTGGAGCCACGACACCGGCCTGACGGCCGACATTCAAATTCCTCGCCCCGGAATCGGGCGGGAAACCTGGCGTCGACGCGAATCGCACCCCATCTATGGCGAACGTTTCGGGATTTGTACTCCGCGAGCTTCCGATCACATCGTTCTGACGGCTGTCCATGCCGCCCAGCACAGCGGAACGCGCCTCTGGCGGGACATCTGTGATCTTCAGTTGTTGCTCGAAAACGGCAGACGGGCTGATCTGGCGGCCGAGGCGCTCGAGCATGCGGCCGCTCACGGTGCTGCCCCAGCCGTCGCGGCGATCTTCCGCATCATGAATCGCTGGACTGCCCCTCTTACGCGCCTTCCGGAGCGCTCTGAGGACTGGACATCCGCCCAGGAGGTGGCCTGCAAGTTGCATTGTCGCCTATATCGCGAACTGGCGGCGGATAGGGTCTCCAACGCGGCCTTGGAAATGGCGACAACGTTCGCTCTGCCGTTCCCGCTGCTGGTCGCCGGCGCAGGCGGAGTGGTACTGCGGAAGTTGTCGGATGTTCTGTCCCTGAACGGCGTCAGTCGTTCTTCCCAGGAGCCGTCTGAGCGGGATCCAGTGATGGGCGATTTGCCCGCGGCCGGTTCGCTCAAACGCCAGGTTCTCAAACTCCGGCTGTTGGCTTACCTGGCGAGGAGCGGAGAGGGGCGGAGATACTGGAAGATTCTCCGAATGCGTCCACGCGTTGCCCTGAAAGCGCGACCCTTCGAGCCACTGAAACTCGCAACGTCTGAGGATACGAAGCCCCCGATATGA
- a CDS encoding suppressor of fused domain protein gives MEIAEYSNLITCHYEQTWKGQGTALQWASGPRDDLPSAFRVLRFSPTASRGLWTYATNCMSMPDDSIPIELHLLSPVESNAHVELLNAIAHYHRTGARLDHGHTVDFGRPWLPGSECDCGLVSLPYLDGPLMERSYKIPTRFLWLIPITSKGRDFKKEGGLEALETIFDGFPDFYHDPNRRSIV, from the coding sequence ATGGAAATCGCCGAGTATTCCAACCTGATCACTTGCCACTACGAGCAAACCTGGAAAGGGCAGGGAACCGCACTGCAATGGGCCAGTGGTCCGAGAGACGATCTTCCCTCTGCGTTTCGAGTCCTCCGTTTCTCTCCAACTGCTTCTCGAGGCCTGTGGACATACGCGACCAACTGCATGTCCATGCCGGATGATTCGATCCCGATCGAACTTCACCTTCTGAGCCCTGTGGAATCCAATGCGCACGTCGAACTCCTTAACGCGATCGCCCATTATCATCGTACGGGCGCGAGACTGGACCACGGACACACGGTTGACTTCGGACGCCCCTGGCTTCCTGGCTCTGAATGCGACTGTGGATTGGTTTCACTCCCGTATCTGGATGGCCCGCTGATGGAGCGCTCCTACAAGATTCCGACGCGATTCCTCTGGCTCATCCCCATCACAAGCAAGGGACGGGACTTCAAGAAGGAAGGGGGACTTGAAGCGCTCGAGACGATCTTTGACGGGTTCCCGGATTTCTACCATGATCCGAACCGCCGGAGCATCGTGTAG